The Thunnus thynnus chromosome 13, fThuThy2.1, whole genome shotgun sequence genome segment gtcaatttttttcttgttactCATAAGGGTCTGAGGTTTCATATTGGTAAGTTTCAAAAGCTTGTTACAGTTACATCTGTCTAATGCTGTTTACTTTATGATGTTGTTTTTGAGTTTTGCTTGCTTGTATTATATACTGTTAATTTTATTCTGTAGTTTGGATTTGATGTGATGTACTGTGATAGAAAGAGGTTTGtggaatttttttgtttgtttttttttatttctgcacCGGATCCTGACTTAAACGTATTAGTCTCAGTTTATGcaaacaagcagacagacagcatgtGAGCCCATAATGCCCATAAATGAACCCTGATATCATGTATATAACTATGTTGTGTGCAGACAGCATGAGAAATGCTGTTTAGGTTCCGACCAAAACCAtcagtattatttttttcatgtttagaATGCTGATGTGTAAATTACCGTAGTTTGGGATGCTCCTCATTGAAGTCTCTGCTCTTCCTGGTGGTCCAGTCTCTCACCTGTAACACCTTCACTACGATCTCATCCCCCTGCCACCGACCTTGCCATAACTGCAGACAGAGCACATAGTTGAATTATCAACAGCGGAGCTGAAAAAAATTGAAGAGGACTGAGAGACGCAACTGACCTCTCCTGACTGGTTTTCGTTGATCTTTGCCAGGAGTGAAAGTTGCTTATAATCAATTCCAGCCTGCTTGTTGAGTGTACCGTTACCTGaaagagcaaaaacacaaataatcaaACACAAATCCTGATTTGATGTGAAGATTTGCTCCTTTTTATGAAGTGAGGGTTACTCACGAGGTCGTGTTCGCATGGTGCCTTTCCAGAAAGTTTCCTTGTAGGGCACTTTGGTCAGGCTCTGACCCATTTTCTCTGCCTTTTctaaaaaaatggtgaaaatacaTGAAGTGGTACTACTTTTCATTCTGACAACATGATTTTCTTATACacaaaataacttttttgtgtgttaaaatGCCCAtgaatgacctctgaccttgaAGCAGCTGACTTAGGTGAGGCTTGGCCTTGTCCAGAGGTGTCTGTCCATACCTGTTACATATACACACCTGGGCACCACTGGCCACCAAGTCCTAAAGAAGAGGGGACACACGATGTTATGCACAGATGAGATTTTAAGCATAGGTTGTGAATTAAAAGCTAAGACACTGggggcaaaaaaacaacaacaatgtagTATCCATTTATCCCCAGAAGAGGGTCTTTTTCAGCTAACAGATCATGTTTAAGGAAGTGGACTGTCTGTGGGTGTATGGTACCGTACCTCAGCCACTGCGTCTTGGCCCCAGAAGCAGGCGTAGTGGAGTGGTGTGTTTCCATGTTCGTTGACTGTATTGGGGTCTGCTTTGCACTGAATCAGCTGGCATTCACAGGTCATACAGTTAagattatataaaaacaaagcagactCTGTCCCAAATTTTTCATGCCAAGTCCCGTTATGACCATACTACATCTAAGTGTGGGTACTGTACCTTAGCCACGATGTCTCTGTGTCCGTGACTGGCTGCGAGATGTAACGGAGTATCATCTCCACGGTTCATCACGTTAATGCGAGCACCTCTCATGATGAGCATGTCAACAACACCGCTCCTCCCTTCCCTGCATGCCCAGTGGAGGGGGCTGAAGCCATGGTCATCACTGAAACACAAGACGAACCTTTACCAACAAGCTCATCGATTTTAACGCGCTCATAAACCTATTTTATAAAGCTTAGAAGTCTCGTAGGAGTGTCTTCTTGGATGACAACATTTGCAGGTGAAGACATACTTGGTGCTGGTGGGCTCATTTAACAACTCTGAGCATATATCAGCTGACAAAATACTATCTGTGTGGTTGTCTCTCCGAAACACGTACACACAGGTTTTCACAACCGCTGTCTACCAATCTTTATTTAGACTTAAGCACATGCTTCCCTGCCTGCAGCCTATACCCATCTGCAACTGACCTAGTGATAAATATGTCTGTGCAAGCCGGAATGCCTGCTAACATATAAACACGCAAACACAAACAGCGGACATAGCACTGTTGCGGTGTACAAGGAGCCAAACTATCACCTGCGTGTGACTGGCCCCTTCACCCGAGTGAGTCCTTTCATTAGCTGACCCCGAGGGCAGCAGCTGAGGCTTTCTCGCAACTCCCTGCAAAGCCACAAACTCTACACTCTATTTAGCAATAAACCTCGAGAGGGCTTTTGTATAGGCTGTAGGAAATAGCTGCAGTACTAGCTCACACCAAAGTGAAGTAGCAGTTAGTCACATTCTCTGTCAATTCTGATCCTGCGCTGTGCACAGACAGTTCATAGTCTGACCAAGCCTGTGTGCTATAAAAAGtaactgaggggaaaaaaagcaactcAGGAATGACAGAGCGGAAAATACAGAGTGGAATCCTCAGCTACAcattctctttctgtctgtctgtctgtctgtctgtctgtctctctttttccccgCTTCCTCCTGTGTCGCTCGTGCAAGTACGCACACAGCTCCTAGAGGAGATCTGAAATGGCATTTAATGTTTATCCCAGTGGActcgctctctcgctctttTGTTTTGCATCCAAACAAAAGAGGAAGCACTTAAGTTCCAACTAATATATTCCCATAAACAGTTTGTGACATATTATTGGACATTTCCAGTAAGGAAAAAAGGGCAGGTCCACATGTATGAGCCTCTTTAGAGTAATAGCCATAGCAGGCCACCAGCATAATGACTGGTCTCTCAGATGTTTATGTGGGACTTGCAGTGAGCTGCCGGAGAAGCTCTGTCAGCGAGGGCCTGGCCCTGTATGGAGTTGAACAGAGGAAATGGCCTTGGCTGTTGCGTGGTTGGCCAGCAGCTCAGCAGCCCTCAAAGTCAGCGTCAACAAACTGCACATATATGGCCTGGCCCAAGAATGAGATAACCAAGGTCTTTAGCAGTGAGGTCTTCTAGCTTCTCTCCAGCAGGGAAATTATGTAAACAGACAGAAGTGCTGGGTATAGATTAATCTCATAGGGCTGCAACTCTCAATGACCGTTATCAGTTCGTCTGTTGATTAAATTTTAatcgtttgttttttttctaatatataAAGTGGCACAAGTTGTGAAAAAACCCGTCACTTGTTCCCAGAGAGCAAGATGACAACTTCAAAGTGATTgatttgtctgaccaacagtctatAATCCCGTAATATTCCACTTAAATGGATGATCTGATTATCAAAATttgtattcattattcattcgTTTTCTGTCAATCCATGAATAAGTCTAGCGTCGGATGAGTTTTAAGTCACACTCTGTTGTTTAAATCATTTACGTCATCGCACAATCTCCCTAAATCACCCACtgcttctacacacacacacacacacagtttttggGGATGACATCATAAGGAGAGAAGCCCAAgaagaaaagtggaaaaaaaaaaaaaaaaaaagtagaagtaGGACTGGAATTAACAAAGCTGGGTGATGTTCAGCAGTATGTGGAGTTGCAGAGAGTGCACAATATGGAAAGTATTTGACCAACTCTGATGTGGATCAGtttgtatgcacacacatacgcgcacacacacacacacacgcgcgcgcgcgcgcgcacagaGGCACAACCATACCAAATGTGGTTATTTTGCTATAACTCCAATCCTTTTACTCTGATTGCTGAATCCGATTGCTGCACAGACTTTACCCACTACAGCTACGCTTTCAGTTCTACTGCTGTCATCTTCAAAGACTGAATGACGTATGATGTGCAGATGTATCTGCTTACCCCAAGTTGAGGTCATTCTCTGTGTTGTCCAACCACAGACGAACAGCCACAGAGTTCCCTTCCCGACACTGTGTGAAGATGTCATCCATGGTTATACTGTAGGTTGACTCCCTTGAGTGTTTGCTCTTTCAATCCCTTTTAAGATCAGGAACATGTAGCCTGCAAAATACAAAAGCAAACAGTTTTTCCCtctaaaacaaatgaaataaatatataataagtTTGTACAAATTATACAGTCATTGTACATCATCCAGGGGACTAGTAGGTAAACAGACTGTACTTCGAGCATAGGTTCAGTTGCATTACGTTTAAATCCATCATGTGAAATTAAtgtgtggtttaaaaaaaagttttgtgttgtttcatcATATATATACAGACGACACATCTGATTGTTAAATGCAACATTTACACTATATGttgtacaaataaacataaacatcgtAGCTGATCGAGGCCAGCTAAATGCAGTAATGAAGTCTACTTCAATAGCCTAGTTCCCACATTTCCTCCTCGCTGTGTCTTCCTCCGTAGACTCGGACGGGCTGGCCTGTATtggatcactttgaaatctatTGTTAAAAAAGTCAAAGTGAAGCAGGACGTTCACAGCAAAACTTCACAATCGGGTTGGGAACGAACTATTTAACATACAAATAAAGGTTCTCAAAGGTCTTACCAGGTGCGAAACGATCGATTTCttgtcagtttcttttttttttttcctgaaagtCGGCCGTCTTCTCAAATTTTAAGAGCAGAGAATGGTCGGGCTGTGTCTGTCCACGCCCCGCTCCTCAGGGTTGATGAAGGCTACTGCTGGTGGGAAGTTGGGAGCTCCGCTACTGGCGGTTCTGTCCCGGGACACTGACACAGCAGCAGCGCCGCCTGCTGGATGTAATGCAACGATGCTGCATCCAGCGGTATAATAACTACACACGGCGCCGAAAATACCGAGGTCAGGTGAGGGGGCAAAGGCATATACCGGGTAACATACCCGAATGTTTTTAGACAGAGAGCGGGGTTATGATTTAAGAGGAAagtttagttaaaaaaaacaaacaaacattgtgtTCTTACCACTCTGAAGAGGATGTGTAGCCTATTTCAATGTGCGGGGTAAATGTATGGGATGGTTTGGATACAGAACTCGAGTCCAAATATCAATCAATTCAAGAATATGtacaaaaaattgttttttaagatgTATAGTTATATCTGATTGACACAGGTGGTTGGATATTTGGGTTGTACATACTAGCATTGGGGTTGTTTGTGAGTTGTATGTATGATAAATATTGCGTTAATTGTTTGAGTTATGGAGACCATATAAGTGTATACTTCCTCCTACTCCTTTTCccaaatgtaatatttatttatgtagtttattttgagaaTTTGTTTGTTGAGAGTTTGCTGTATGTTTactattcatttcatttgttcttgttttgttttcttatttgttaCATGGTTGAAATAAGcacacaagcaaaaacaaaaacaaaacagtattatttttttttgattaatttactCATTCGTTCATCTTTGACTGCCATGACTGAGGTTGCATTCATGTCATGCCTCAAACATAATGTGCGATGATCGTCAAAAGGCAAATTTTCCTAACTGAAtgacatttacagtgtttcaaatgcatgcAGATGAAAAACTAATGAAGATAATGTAGTGGAGGAAAAATCCAAAGgtgtttatttcattcagtttatttcagtttgtttgatatttattgacatttacaGATCTGCAACAAAGTCATTTTGGATATTGGATTTTTGAAGCTGATACTGATATCTAAGTTTGAAAGTAAAAAAtcacaggaaaagcacaggaaTTACTAATAAGGATGTCCCTGTTCTGTTCAAGTGTTCAgccatcatcattttttattatttacacctgtgcatTTCCTACTGCTTGTCAGTACTCTTTGATGGTCAAACTAATGGTGACACTGTGTGTAAATTATTGCAAACATATATTTAGcatttctgtgttgtattttcttgCTACTTATTGGCTGACACACATACTGATATGTAGTGAGCTAACATGGGCCTAAGCTAATTTATTGGACGGCCTGTTTTATCAGTTATAAATGCTTATTAAAACATGGTAAGCCTTTTTccacagaggacattttgacatgaagaaaaaacacaggtgtaaataataaaagtaatgatAACTGCATTCCATTTAGCCGCTGcggtttcagggtcctggtattgtacatgctggctcactgggaCACTTCAATAGACATTGTTAATGGtattagtgacacctgtgctTCTTCTATCACGATGATGgaaaatgtctgctgttaaAAAGACCTGCTGGATTTAGATTTGTGTTACAGTTGGTCGTCCTTACAGTAAACTAAGAGGTCATAATTTACACAGTTGGCTTATTTTTAGCCAACTTTTAACTTTAAACTACCACACAGCAAGACTGACCACCAACAGAGACACTTTGTTGAAAtattattaaatgtgtttttggaaaaTTATACTTATCCAATGTGGTGATATGAAATAACATAACAATGTTGTATAGACACCCTGAAAATGAACTAATTTGTGTTCTAGCTGCTACAAGCAGGGACTATAAAAGCTCAGCTGACTCTACAGCAACAGTCTGAACATGCCTCGCGATTGCACAACCATGTGATCCAAACAGTGTCAATGGTTTGAACTAACCATGTTCATATTTAGTCCCAAATATTGTGGTTGAGGAATAAAGCCGGTGGGAATACCGTTGTAAATATTCATGTCATTGCTGTTGGATTAGAGAGTACATAGTATGTATAGTGCCAAGGCAGGAAATGATTAGAGGAGAGAGTGGTGATGATATGTAACCAAGGTCATGAACTGGATTCACACCCATGACAGTAAAGAGTGTGTGGCTCACGCCCAAACACACGTTCGCATCAGGACATCCTGCGGCAGGAaggtcttttattttttcaaacaacaCATACAATGTGTTGTCGACGGAGCAtttcaaatgaagaaaacaagggggggaaaaaagcaattaatactttttaaattatttttattaatgagaTTTATCTTATTTTTGGCATGTACTGTGACACTTTTCTAAACAATTATGAGGACTGAGAGAGTTACAGTGTTTATGGGATCATCAGAAAGTCCAAATGTGAGCAGGTGGAGATAATCCAGGCTGCAGGCTGGTGATTGACCCCTGGCAACAACACTGCCACCATCACTAAAAATCACTATTCAACAGCCATTGCACAGACACACTTATAACATCTTCATTCTTGTTTTTGCTTCATATCAAAGAATATAACATT includes the following:
- the ilk gene encoding integrin-linked protein kinase, with the translated sequence MDDIFTQCREGNSVAVRLWLDNTENDLNLGDDHGFSPLHWACREGRSGVVDMLIMRGARINVMNRGDDTPLHLAASHGHRDIVAKLIQCKADPNTVNEHGNTPLHYACFWGQDAVAEDLVASGAQVCICNRYGQTPLDKAKPHLSQLLQEKAEKMGQSLTKVPYKETFWKGTMRTRPRNGTLNKQAGIDYKQLSLLAKINENQSGELWQGRWQGDEIVVKVLQVRDWTTRKSRDFNEEHPKLRIFSHPNILPVLGACQSPPSPHPIIITHYMPYGSLFNILHQGTTLVVDQSQAVKFALDIASGMAFLHTLEPMVSRLYLNSKHIMIDEDMTARISMADAKFSFQCPGRMYSPAWMAPEALQKRPEDINRRSADMWSFAVLLWELVTREVPFADLSHMEIGMKVSLEGLRPTIPPGISPHICKLMRLCMNEDPAKRPKFDMIVPILEKMQDK